In the Wyeomyia smithii strain HCP4-BCI-WySm-NY-G18 chromosome 2, ASM2978416v1, whole genome shotgun sequence genome, one interval contains:
- the LOC129723818 gene encoding pyruvate dehydrogenase phosphatase regulatory subunit, mitochondrial, which produces MFPALKQSRLCNSYAVLRKRWMYPPIGAIYCDKLLNVRRQNSIARYWCSERHFSSSERWGDNFQHYGLKFDSISTTPPKDARVVVCGGGIMGAAVAYQLADRGWGPHTVLLEKGRIGEGNPWHYSGLLGELKPSYSQVLLAQTSLDLIKEFDKKGLPTGWKKTGSLNLARTRDRMTVFRRMKSQSVSWNVECELVTPERCKELCPIIEIDDLIGGLWIPNDGVGDPNAFCQSLVKESLDKGVTVVENCAVTKIIQEDFRVKAVETTNGTVECVYFVNCAGFWARQVGQLSEPYVKVPLHAAEHYYLHTKPIYELPQSGIPVVRDLDGHVYFRENNGCLLAGGFESKAKPAYEDGDIPLSIADRKLPSDWDHFHPILEELLHRIPCLKDATLDRLSNCPEAFSPDCKWIIGEAPEIQNYLVAAGMKTIGMSAAAGVGRAIADIITQGYSTVDLHELDISRFLGLHNNRKFLRDRVREVPGLHYDMNYPFYEFRTGRNLRMSPIFPVLKEAGAVFSQVMGYERPAWFDKSNSLDEKGIPKFRIATTNGFGKPHWFENVQSEYDACREKIGLSDYSTFTKIDLWSKGREVVDLLQYLCSNDIDQPVGAIVHTGMHNRHGGYENDCSLARLSENHYMMIAPTVQQARCRAWIERHLPPGGRVSVSDVTSMYTAICVMGPFTRIMLSELTDTDLAPKHFPFFTCKELDVGLANGIRALNLTHTGELGYVLYIPNEFALHVYTKLMEAGQKYGIKHCGYYAMRTLRVEKFFAFWGQDLDTFTTPLECGRMWRVKFEKPVNFIGRDALLRQRDEGVQRMYIQLLVNDHDPDIDLWCWGGEPIYRDGVYCGQTTTTAYGFTFKKQICLGFVKNLDSDGNSLPVTNDFVLNGDYEVEIAGIRYPAKANLHSPNLPTKYPDQEREAYKATRDKSDDSNLLAYRKR; this is translated from the exons ATGTTTCCAGCCTTGAAACAGTCGAGATTGTGCAACAGTTATGCGGTTTTACGAAAAAGATGGATGTATCCACCGATTGGTGCCATTTATTGTGATAAGTTGTTGAATGTTCGTCGTCAAAATTCAATTGCGCGTTACTGGTGCTCTGAAAGGCATTTTTCGTCTTCTGAACGTTGGGGTGACAATTTTCAACACTATGGGCTGAAGTTTGATTCCATTAGCACCACACCACCGAAGGATGCGCGGGTGGTTGTGTGTGGGGGAGGAATTATGGGTGCAGCGGTGGCTTATCAGCTGGCAGATCGAGGTTGGGGTCCTCACACGGTTTTGCTGGAAAAGGGCCGGATTGGGGAAGGCAATCCATGGCACTACAGCGGTTTACTGGGAGAGCTGAAGCCATCGTACTCGCAAGTTTTATTGGCACAAACGTCGTTAGATTTAATTAAAGAATTTGACAAGAAAGGTCTTCCGACTGGCTGGAAGAAAACCGGTTCACTCAATTTGGCCCGTACGAGGGACCGTATGACGGTGTTTCGAAGGATGAAATCACAGAGCGT ATCTTGGAACGTCGAGTGTGAACTAGTTACACCAGAACGCTGCAAGGAACTCTGTCCGATAATAGAAATTGATGATTTGATCGGCGGTCTTTGGATTCCCAACGATGGCGTAGGAGATCCAAATGCATTCTGCCAAAGTCTGGTAAAGGAATCGTTAGATAAGGGTGTCACTGTTGTTGAAAATTGTGCAGTGACGAAAATCATTCAGGAGGACTTCCGGGTAAAGGCGGTCGAAACGACCAACGGTACAGTGGAATGCGTCTATTTTGTTAATTGTGCGGGCTTTTGGGCTCGCCAAGTTGGTCAATTATCCGAGCCATATGTGAAAGTGCCTTTACATGCTGCTGAACATTACTACTTACACACAAAGCCAATTTATGAGCTGCCACAATCTGGCATTCCAGTGGTACGAGATTTGGATGGACATGTTTATTTTCGAGAGAACAATGGATGCCTATTGGCAGGTGGCTTCGAAAGTAAGGCTAAACCTGCCTATGAGGACGGCGATATTCCGCTTTCAATTGCGGATAGAAAGCTTCCATCTGATTGGGATCACTTTCATCCTATATTGGAGGAGTTATTGCACAGAATTCCTTGCTTGAAAGATGCAACTCTCGATCGCCTGTCAAACTGTCCAGAAGCATTCTCACCCGACTGTAAGTGGATCATTGGTGAGGCACCAGAG ATTCAAAACTATTTAGTAGCGGCTGGAATGAAAACTATAGGTATGTCGGCAGCTGCTGGTGTTGGTCGCGCAATAGCTGATATCATCACTCAAG GTTATTCCACAGTGGACCTTCACGAGTTGGACATTTCTCGATTTTTGGGCTTGCACAATAATCGCAAATTTTTGCGCGATCGTGTCCGCGAGGTTCCAGGTTTGCATTACGATATGAATTACCCCTTCTACGAGTTTCGCACGGGACGTAATCTGCGCATGTCGCCAATTTTCCCGGTGCTCAAGGAGGCGGGGGCGGTTTTCAGTCAAGTCATGGGCTACGAACGACCTGCATGGTTTGACAAATCTAATTCACTGGATGAGAAAGGCATTCCCAAGTTCCGGATAGCGACCACAAACGGTTTCGGAAAACCACATTGGTTTGAGAACGTGCAAAGTGAATACGATGCGTGTCGAGAGAAAATTGGATTGAGCGATTACAGTACGTTTACCAAAATCGATCTTTGGTCGAAGGGACGGGAAGTGGTAGATCTACTTCAGTACTTATGCTCAAATGATATCGATCAACCGGTAGGGGCCATCGTCCACACCGGCATGCACAATCGACACGGCGGTTATGAGAATGATTGTTCACTAGCTAGACTGTCGGAAAATCA CTACATGATGATTGCACCTACGGTTCAGCAAGCTAGATGCAGGGCTTGGATTGAACGTCATTTACCTCCGGGAGGGAGAGTGAGCGTTTCAGATGTAACTTCCATGTATACTGCCATATGTGTTATGGGACCTTTTACTCGAATAATGCTATCGGAACTGACCGATACAGATTTGGCTCCAAAACACTTTCCTTTCTTCACATGCAAG GAATTAGATGTAGGGCTTGCCAACGGAATACGGGCACTAAATCTCACGCACACTGGTGAGTTGGGCTATGTTTTGTATATACCAAACGAGTTTGCTTTACACGTATATACGAAGCTGATGGAAGCCGGCCAAAAGTATGGAATCAAACATTGCGGGTACTACGCAATGCGTACATTAAGAGTTGAAAAGTTTTTTGCCTTCTGGGGTCAAGATCTGGATACATTCACGACACCTCTCGAGTGTGGACGAATGTGGCGTGTTAAATTTGAG aaaCCTGTGAACTTCATTGGTCGGGATGCCTTGCTGAGACAACGTGATGAGGGCGTGCAGCGTATGTACATTCAGCTTTTGGTCAACGATCATGATCCCGATATCGATTTATGGTGTTGGGGCGGTGAACCGATTTACAGAGATGGAGTCTATTGTGGACAAACAACGACTACCGCTTACGGATTCACGTTCAAAAAGCAG ATCTGTCTTGGATTCGTTAAAAATCTTGACTCCGATGGCAATTCGCTGCCGGTTACGAATGATTTCGTTCTCAATGGAGACTACGAGGTGGAAATCGCTGGGATCCGCTACCCGGCCAAGGCTAATCTACATTCACCCAATCTGCCAACTAAATATCCGGACCAGGAGCGGGAAGCCTACAAAGCAACAAGGGATAAGTCTGATGATAGTAATTTGCTCGCTTACAGAAAGCGGTAG
- the LOC129720208 gene encoding uncharacterized protein K02A2.6-like yields MSDQDLKNAILRLTELVVNQQEQIQLLKRTGQASQPGSEKIIESLATGIQDFYYDPDGGVFFDAWFARYEDVFKVDGKNLDDPAKVRLLLRKIGTQFHERYVNSILPRHPRDFGLDETVKKLKKLFGHQTSLFNDRYRCLQYTKNEADDFSSYAASVNKHCEAFQLTKLTDDQFKALRFVCGLQSPRDADIRTRLIGKLEAEEHAPPADDTKLTLENLVEECHRFNNLKQDTKLVEKPVPEKSVVNAVSTKPAKKKQPKSPCWFCGDLHFVKECSYQDHNCNKCKRKGHKEGYCSSAESKSKPAKKFEKQKYKAFVKSKGISVKRIDLQGKRKYVTVGINGKEAVLQLDCASDITIISTQTWEAIGKPAIRETDITAISASGDKINMAGEFLADITIRSVTKAGIVYVSSNPDLNVLGIETIDLFHLWSIPFNSLVNAVHQKPEDIEQKLRTKFPEVFQSTLGRCTKAKVKLYLKSNARPVYCPKRPVVYAALPKVDAELQRLQDKGIISPVKFSDWATPIVVVRKSDNVSVRICGDYSTGLNNALESDAHPLPHPDDIFADLAGCRYFSQLDFSDAYLQVEIEEESQKYLTINTHRGLFKYNRLPPGIKSAPGAFQRIIDSMVAGIPGVKPYLDDIMISGKTKEEHNRSLHEVLERIKTYGFHLKIEKCRFGLSQIKFLGHIIDKDGLRPDPAKTTAISQMPAPTDVSQLRSYLGAINYYGRFVKQMKELRAPMDYLLKQNVKWEWTANCQKSFDKFKMLLTSDLLLTHFDPNKEIIVAGDASKNGLGAVIMHRFPNGPK; encoded by the coding sequence ATGTCCGACCAGGATTTGAAAAACGCGATTCTCCGACTAACCGAACTGGTAGTCAACCAACAAGAGCAGATTCAACTCCTCAAGCGAACCGGTCAAGCCAGCCAACCGGGAAGCGAGAAGATAATCGAATCATTGGCCACGGGAATTCAAGATTTTTACTACGATCCTGACGGTGGAGTGTTCTTCGACGCGTGGTTTGCTCGCTACGAAGATGTCTTCAAGGTCGACGGCAAGAATCTAGACGATCCAGCGAAGGTGAGGCTACTCTTAAGAAAAATCGGCACCCAGTTCCACGAGCGATACGTAAATAGTATCCTGCCAAGACATCCCCGCGATTTTGGCCTGGACGAAACGGTGAAGAAACTTAAGAAACTTTTCGGTCATCAAACCTCGCTGTTCAACGATCGTTACCGTTGTCTTCAGTATACTAAGAACGAAGCAGacgatttttcaagttatgctgCCTCTGTGAACAAGCATTGCGAAGCATTCCAACTCACCAAGCTCACCGATGACCAATTCAAGGCGCTACGTTTTGTTTGCGGTCTACAATCTCCCCGCGATGCAGACATCCGAACTCGATTGATCGGCAAATTGGAAGCTGAAGAGCATGCTCCGCCAGCAGACGACACAAAGCTAACCTTGGAAAATCTCGTCGAGGAGTGTCATCGGTTCAACAATTTAAAGCAGGACACCAAGTTGGTAGAGAAGCCCGTTCCGGAAAAATCCGTCGTCAACGCTGTTTCCACCAAGCCTGCTAAGAAAAAACAACCGAAATCTCCGTGCTGGTTTTGCGGTGATTTACATTTCGTAAAGGAATGTTCCTATCAAGACCACAATTGCAACAAGTGCAAACGAAAAGGGCATAAAGAAGGTTACTGCTCATCCGCTGAATCAAAATCAAAGCCAGCAAAGAAGTTCGAAAAACAAAAGTACAAGGCATTTGTGAAGTCCAAAGGAATTTCAGTGAAACGCATCGATCTTCAAGGGAAGAGGAAATACGTTACTGTTGGAATCAATGGCAAAGAAGCTGTCCTTCAGTTAGATTGCGCTTCTGATATCACCATTATTTCTACGCAGACCTGGGAGGCGATAGGCAAACCAGCCATCAGAGAAACTGACATAACCGCCATCAGCGCTTCCGGAGACAAGATTAACATGGCTGGTGAGTTCCTTGCAGACATAACCATCCGAAGCGTGACAAAAGCTGGCATTGTCTATGTGTCATCAAACCCGGATTTGAATGTCCTTGGAATTGAAACAATCGATCTATTCCATCTATGGTCGATTCCTTTCAACTCACTGGTCAATGCTGTGCATCAGAAGCCGGAAGACATTGAGCAAAAGCTGCGTACGAAGTTCCCGGAAGTGTTCCAGAGCACACTTGGCCGGTGTACCAAAGCAAAAGTTAAACTCTACCTGAAGTCCAACGCCCGTCCCGTGTACTGTCCCAAGAGACCAGTTGTATATGCTGCTCTTCCCAAGGTGGATGCCGAACTTCAACGTCTTCAGGACAAGGGAATTATCTCACCAGTGAAGTTTTCCGACTGGGCAACTCCAATAGTAGTGGTCCGTAAGTCGGACAACGTTTCCGTCCGTATCTGTGGCGACTATTCTACAGGGTTAAACAATGCGCTAGAATCAGATGCCCATCCGCTACCACATCCAGATGATATTTTTGCTGATCTAGCTGGCTGCCGTTATTTCTCCCAACTCGATTTTTCTGATGCGTACCTGCAAGTCGAGATTGAAGAGGAATCACAAAAGTATCTGACGATAAACACTCATCGAGGACTGTTCAAATACAACCGTCTGCCGCCTGGAATCAAGTCCGCTCCTGGTGCCTTCCAAAGGATTATTGACAGTATGGTCGCTGGTATTCCTGGAGTAAAACCGTATCTAGACGATATCATGATTTCTGGTAAGACAAAAGAAGAACACAATCGAAGCCTTCATGAGGTCCTGGAGCGGATCAAAACGTACGGTTTTCATCTGAAGATCGAAAAATGTCGATTTGGTCTATCACAAATTAAGTTCCTAGGCCATATCATCGACAAAGACGGCTTACGACCTGATCCCGCGAAGACAACCGCAATTTCGCAAATGCCAGCTCCAACCGACGTATCACAGCTTCGATCGTATCTTGGAGCTATCAATTATTATGGGCGTTTTGTCAAGCAGATGAAAGAGCTAAGAGCACCCATGGATTATTTACTGAAACAAAACGTGAAATGGGAATGGACTGCGAACTGTCAGAAGTCGTTCGACAAGTTCAAAATGCTGCTCACTTCCGACTTGTTGCTGACACATTTTGACCCGAACAAAGAAATCATCGTCGCAGGTGATGCATCCAAAAATGGCTTGGGCGCTGTTATTATGCATCGTTTTCCGAATGGTCCGAAGTGA